One Tribolium castaneum strain GA2 chromosome 6, icTriCast1.1, whole genome shotgun sequence genomic window, aatatatcaaaatACTAGCTTTACTAAAAACTAAGATgaaccaccctgtataaacaCGCTAACTTGATAAAAAACTGTTCACTTCGTAGGTTGGTAGAAGTGTATTGTGTCTCCcgtgttttttattcaattgttTCGAAAAATGGCACGTAACGTGAAATGAATTTCGGAAGAACGTAAAcattttattgcgttttggaCATAAATTGCCTTAGGTGATTTCATAGAGCTTTCAAGACAAAAAACGGTGGGCGGAAGTTCCAACTGgatattggaaaaataataaaaaacaaagcttTCATGTTTTTACACAAACACGAATTTCCGTTGGTAGACCTGGCAAACAGCATTTGTACAATTTAATAAGCCATCCTGACGCGTGAAGTTAGTCGACTGGGATAAGTGCTGCCAACTCtgacatttattatttcacgCGATGAAAGCAAGAAGAATTGAATTGCAGATGTTTCGATTAATTTGCATTCGCATAAATGATCGAATGAATGAACGTCACATTTGGGGCTTTTTGATATGAAATTGAATTGATTAGTGGCAATTCTTTCAGTAAGGGGAAAACGAACCCAAGTTAAATGAAACGATGATAAAGAGATTGGGGTGGCTCTTATCGACTTACCTTTGCTTTAAATGTTTGGGGGATTAGGGTAAAATCCTTTAACTATAGTTGTCATTAAGGTTAATCACTATCTCGATTtagaatatttaaatttgtctAATTGGCCCCGCTTAATGTTTCGTTCGGAAAAtcgaaaaaacagaaaaaatctaCTAAAAGCGTTTACTAAATTGGACAATCAACTTACGTAATGACTGCAATATCGCCCGAATTGTACTTTATATGCGGACAAATAAATCGTGAACTTTTGATTCGTGCTTTATACTGGCAACAATTAAACAATTGATAGAATTTATTAAGGTGCGACTGTACCGTGTCGCTTTATAACGTTTCTATTAAACTTCTTATATTtaaatatcaaatattttttgttagttatatattttatataaatatttattctcTATTACGTTTAGTTTAATGTACAATCGTTAAATTtgtctaaattttatttaaattagtaGCACCAATATGTCGATATAAGAAGAGTCCACGCGCACTGACACCCCGGAGTAAACTCCGGGAGATGCCCCCAGATACAGGATTCTGCAGCCCGCGCATGCCCACCGTCCGCTCCGGCTCTGCAAAACTTTCTCCTCTCACACggaaattttctttaattatttacgcGAGAAGAAATGGTCGAATCCGAGACGATTTTCGCCAAAAATCTCGTCCCGCTGCCGGTCACAAATTGGCGACAAAGGGGTGAGGGCGCGCGCCCATCTCACACACTCCAAATATTGATTTTAGAGAAGATGTTTCACGTGGGTCGAGGTGATGCCTTAAACGGTATATTGGCCCGATAATGCGACACGTCGTCGCGGGATTTAACTACGCCGACACGCTAATTGCGCACATGGCCCCATATGGGGGCCCCCACGTGCTTCAAATGACctcattttgataaaatccCATGCTTTTCAACAGAATTGCCCATGTATGTGAAAAAGAAAGAGcaaaagtttacaaaaaattgtgctttTTAATCAATAATCGTACAGAAAtctctatttgttttttttatttggaatttttcttTAGTACAACTACAGGaactttttcaacaattttttgtactgcaagaaacaaagttttaataatgtttgaataacaattttaataatttatatggggaaaatggtggatgcgccggaaaAGTGGAAAGAAAAtcatatatcaaaaaaattttttctttgctaCATTCCTGCTGCAaagatagttttaataataattgtataaatgttaaaccaagttttgtaaacttgtataaattCCTGTAGAAAacatggtggatgcgccgggaaagtGAGAAGAAAAATCATgtctacaaaaattaaagttttttatttgttcctCACTTGTAAACGTCAATTATCCGATCTGTCTAATCACTTCGAAACTTCACTTTTACAAGTTAGCTACTAGTAAAACTGACAGGAGCGCCAGTTATAAAATTAACACGTTCGCAACGTTATAAATTACGTTGTTGTCAAGTCGTTTCCACAGTAATTTTCTACagcattttgataaattttcgaaaatagccacattttttattcaaattttattaataactttcattttgtttacaaGTGAGAAACAAATAAAGTATTGTACAGTATACGCAAGGTAACCGTTTTTACTGGCTCCAGGAGGTGACAGGCTCGCCTTCGGCTCGCCAGTCATTCCCTCCTTTCGCCAGTAAAAACCGTTTTACCTTGCTAATACTGTAAAATACTATTTCAACTCTTTGCTACATTCCTGCTGCAATGATaaagttttaacaataattgtaTAAATGTTAAACCAAGTTtcgtaaacttgtataaattcctataagaaaaatggtggatgcgccaggaaAGTGGGAAGAAAAtcatatcaaaaaaaatttaggtttattttttatttttttgctacaTTCCTACTGTAAAGAtgaagttttaataataattgtataaaTGTTAAACCAAGTTtcgtaaacttgtataaattcctacaagaaaaatggtggatgcgccgggagatTGGGAAGAAaatcatatctcaaaaaatttaggtttatttttcaacactTTGCTACATTCCTGCTGCAAagataaagttttaataataattgtataaaTGTTAAACCAAGTTTCGTAAACTCGTATAAAAATCCTGTaggaaaaatggtgaatgcgccgggAAAGTGGGAAGAACCtcatatcaaaaaaaaattaggtttatttttcaactctTTGCTACATTCCTGCTGCAaagataaagttttaaaataaaattgtataaatgtTAAACCAAGTTtcgtaaacttgtataaattCCTGTaggaaaaatggtggatgcgccaggacAGTGGGAAGAAAAtcatatcaaaaaaatttaggtttatttttcaactctTTGCCATTCCTGCTACAAATATTCAATATTTGGGTCCATGTGAAAGCTTATCTATTGTCTCGATTATcgcttgtttttaaaaattttaaacaatgttCGTCCaaagaaattaatatttaaagttgTATCAGTTAATTCCATTCTAAAGtctgttttttttgtcaaattgtAGTCATGTATGAGTCACTAGTTATTTGATGGTTATGGTtattaggttggcaacgtaaAGTGAAAACATAAATTCATACTTTCCTGTTAAATTATAGGTTCGGTTCGATTTTTCCGTATGATTATCGCCTTTAATTCTTGTTCTTttgtattataaaatttgaaaatttcctTATACTGCAACTTTTatgacatttaaaaattgccctaataattatttattattcgaGGCGATGAAGGGATTCTTTAGCTACAAATGAAAAGGTTAAGTTCAAAAGTgtattatacattttttttctctaacaGGACTTCAAGTTTAATCGataaaagttattaaattaatttgctggaatttgtaaatttcattgaataaaataaatttaaagtatTTTATCTACCCTTGCGGTTAAAGTGCTAGTTTATCTACTCAAAAGAGTTAATAAAGATATAGAAAActtaacacaaaaatttaactttgaagagCTATATCTAATCAAAAAAggctgaaacaattttttgtcataggaacttttaattcagttaaaTGTCAGTTATCAGTATCAAAAAAATGGTCCGCGACTTGAATCAtcctatagaaaaaaaaaatttttacgatACAGATGTTACGAAACTAAAGATTTTAGGTTTGTACAGTCCGgtctacggaggactataacttaggagacgaaattAACGAGGTATAAAATGGCAGAATTTTTTGAAcccaaaaaatagtacggcagagtaaaaatttaatggaattatcgaggacgggaacgttttatttgtatgtcgtttcatatcctaacctttaggtATCCGTAGTCTAGTCTTTGACTAAATGATCAATAGAATTGAaagtattttctttttaagaaatttgcAACACTATTTGAATAGGTAGCGAATTTCTTTGTAgtactatttaaaaacttCGGAATTACCAGTTTGTCAATTGTCATGAAACTTTGCCtcctttattctttttaaagCTGACTAAAATTAACTCAAGTTCATTAACCCCGGGCTCGAGATAAAAGCACCCTTTATCCATCCCAATCAAAGGAAACTAtgagtaaaaaaaaacgcatCAATTTCacacatttattattaaaaaaaacaaacaaacgaaACACGCTCAATGCCACTCCATATCACagtaatacaaaaatacaaaggTAACTTCACAATTTGgccttaattaaattattcgtCGCGAAGATATTCTTCGGATCCAACTCCTTCTTCGTGGCTAAATACAAGTCGACGCCTACTTGTGACACCGTTCCTGCATACCACCGCCTTCTTAGTTTTCCAACTCCGTGATGGTGCGAAATACTCCCACCACAAGCTATAATTTCATCCCTGGCTTTTGTTTCAAGGATTTCGTGAACTGTGACGGGATTCTCAACATCACGGTGATTGAAACCGAGATAGAAGTAGATGACACAACCGGCGTCGTAGGTTTGGGTCACTCGGCAGTTTATCATGTAATATTTAATCCCTTGGGATCGGCATTCCTGGGCTATGACCTCTTTCACGTTTTTACACAGGACTAGGGCGCGGTCCCACGGGACTGAAGTCTCGAAAGACTCCGCCACGATCTCGTACTCCAAAGCCAGGTCCTAAAACAAGTGTTTCCCAAAGTTAGGGATTAATCCCTGAACGTAAAATCTAGCCTTTAAAACCATAGTCGaggtcaaaattaaaattccccCTGTATAGTGTGTAGTTAGtcataaaaaaagttacaatttGAGTCTATAACTTATAATTTATAAGTTATTCATTTTAAGTTGCCATTGCCAACTTGACAAGCGTAAAATAACTAGTGACTCATACCAACCTGGCAACACTGCcaactgtttaaaaataaagaatcaGCTTACCCTGATGTAGGCTATGACGAAAGTGAGCATGTACCCCCGCTCCCCGTTGGTCTGCCCCGCCGGCATGCCCCCAAACTGCAACCCTatactatatatttttttctcctGCGCCTTCACGTCCGCTTCCTCCCCCTCAAAGAGCAAAGTCATGACACACATCGTATCGACATTAAAACCCTTGATTTTTGTAACATAAAACTTCTTCAAACCGTCCAAAATCAAGCCAAGGTAACTCGATTCCGGCTTCAAAATCATCCCGAATTTAAACTGTCCATTGTCCATCAACCGAATCGAAGATGGCTGGCACCGTTGCCTGGCAACTTCACGCATACACGCAAGCCCCGCCTCAAAATCGGGGAAAACGATCGAACCGAACCGATGGCACTTCGGCAATGGTCGGATTTTGATCACCACTTCGGTGATTACCCCGAGCGAGCCTTCCGAACCCATAATCACGTGGTTAAAGTCCGGCCCGCAACTCAAACGAGGGACTTGACAGTTCTTCTCAAGGACACCTTTCGGCGTCACCATTTTGACATGCACTAGGAGATCCTCAATGTTGCCATACAAATTTTTCTTCATTCCTGCCAACcctccaaaaaattaaaaacaatgtcaTGAAGTAAAGTAGGGTTTTACCGGACGCCCTCGTAGCCACCCAGCCTCCTAGACTCGAGAACTCGTAGCTGTCAGGCTCGTGCCCGGAAGTGAAGCCCAGTTTCCGGAGTTCACGTTCCAGGTCTTGGCCTATGATCCCGCTCTCGCAACAAGCGACGAGATTCTCGCGATCTATCCATAAAATCCGGTTCATTTGGGACGTATCTAGGGAGATAATGGTTCGGGATTCCCCGGTGGGACACTCGACGGCGCCCGAAACCGCAGTCCCGCCCCCGAACGGTATAACGACCATGTCCGACTCATCAGCCAGTCGTACCAACTTGACAACGTCACTGTGACAGGTTGGCCACACCACAATGTCGGGGATACGTTCGAAAAACGACGTTCGAAGGGTGTATATGTCATGTAGGGTCTGTCCGTGGGCCCGAATGAGCCGGTCTAGGCCCTTCAGGGAGTAACTTATGTCCAGGTTGGTTATTCTGGCGAGATTCTCTGGGGATATTTGCGGTTTGGGGAATTTCTCCTCTGGAGGGACTTCCTGCGCTTTCTTAGGTTTGGAAAAATCAACATCGAAGTTTTCCTTCACCCAGCCCATCAAATGGGGCAAGCGGAGGTCACCGATGGGATATCTACCCAA contains:
- the Agps gene encoding alkyldihydroxyacetonephosphate synthase, translated to MEARKPVLNQKNEAVIRVKSAVPKNRQDLLKWNGWGYRDSKFIFDSAANEVRFTGQRYPIGDLRLPHLMGWVKENFDVDFSKPKKAQEVPPEEKFPKPQISPENLARITNLDISYSLKGLDRLIRAHGQTLHDIYTLRTSFFERIPDIVVWPTCHSDVVKLVRLADESDMVVIPFGGGTAVSGAVECPTGESRTIISLDTSQMNRILWIDRENLVACCESGIIGQDLERELRKLGFTSGHEPDSYEFSSLGGWVATRASGMKKNLYGNIEDLLVHVKMVTPKGVLEKNCQVPRLSCGPDFNHVIMGSEGSLGVITEVVIKIRPLPKCHRFGSIVFPDFEAGLACMREVARQRCQPSSIRLMDNGQFKFGMILKPESSYLGLILDGLKKFYVTKIKGFNVDTMCVMTLLFEGEEADVKAQEKKIYSIGLQFGGMPAGQTNGERGYMLTFVIAYIRDLALEYEIVAESFETSVPWDRALVLCKNVKEVIAQECRSQGIKYYMINCRVTQTYDAGCVIYFYLGFNHRDVENPVTVHEILETKARDEIIACGGSISHHHGVGKLRRRWYAGTVSQVGVDLYLATKKELDPKNIFATNNLIKAKL